Proteins encoded by one window of Clostridium cagae:
- the trpS gene encoding tryptophan--tRNA ligase — protein MSENTVESKKVIFSGIQPSGDLTLGNYLGALKNWVKLQDKFETYYCVVDLHAITVRQKPADLRRRTLELLSIYLAAGIDPNKNTLFIQSHVPAHTEAAWILTCNTYMGELSRMTQYKDKSQKYGDSIASGLFNYPVLMAADILLYNTDLVPVGADQKQHLELTRDIAARFNNTYSDTFKIPDPYIPKAGAKIMSLQDPLKKMSKSDDNPNGFILIMDPPDVIKRKVSKSVTDSLGIVNYTDDQPGVKNLLNILGTIKGVEPTSLVANYEGKGYAELKNDVADAVIEELVPVQEKVKEFLKDKKKLEEIYSEGAKKASYIANKTLRKMQKKVGFIPR, from the coding sequence ATGTCAGAAAACACAGTTGAAAGCAAAAAAGTAATATTTAGTGGTATTCAACCTTCTGGTGATTTAACTTTAGGAAATTACCTTGGAGCTTTAAAAAATTGGGTGAAATTACAAGATAAATTTGAAACATATTATTGCGTGGTTGATTTGCATGCTATAACAGTACGTCAAAAACCTGCTGATTTAAGAAGAAGAACTTTAGAATTATTATCTATATATCTTGCTGCAGGAATAGACCCAAATAAAAATACATTATTTATACAATCTCATGTGCCAGCTCATACTGAAGCTGCATGGATACTTACTTGTAATACTTATATGGGTGAACTTAGTAGAATGACTCAATACAAAGATAAATCTCAAAAGTATGGTGATTCAATAGCATCTGGTTTATTTAATTATCCAGTATTAATGGCTGCAGACATACTTTTATATAATACAGATTTAGTTCCAGTTGGTGCTGATCAAAAGCAACATTTAGAATTAACAAGAGATATTGCTGCAAGATTTAATAATACTTATAGTGATACTTTTAAGATACCTGATCCATACATTCCAAAAGCTGGAGCAAAAATAATGAGTCTTCAAGATCCATTAAAGAAAATGTCAAAATCAGATGACAATCCTAACGGCTTTATATTAATCATGGATCCACCAGACGTTATTAAGAGAAAAGTTAGTAAATCTGTAACAGATAGTCTTGGTATAGTAAATTATACTGATGACCAACCTGGAGTTAAAAACTTATTAAACATATTAGGTACTATTAAAGGTGTTGAACCTACATCTTTAGTTGCAAATTATGAAGGCAAAGGTTATGCAGAACTTAAAAATGATGTAGCTGATGCTGTAATTGAGGAATTAGTTCCAGTCCAAGAAAAAGTTAAAGAATTCTTAAAAGATAAGAAAAAACTTGAAGAAATTTATTCAGAAGGTGCTAAAAAAGCGTCTTATATAGCAAATAAAACTTTAAGAAAAATGCAAAAGAAAGTTGGATTCATTCCAAGATAA
- the galU gene encoding UTP--glucose-1-phosphate uridylyltransferase GalU: MKVKKAIIPAAGLGTRFLPATKAQPKEMLPIVDKPTIQYIIEEAVASGIEEILIITGRNKKCIEDHFDKSIELEFELEKSGKEELLELVRNISDMVDIHYIRQKEPKGLGHAIHCAKTFVGNEPFAVLLGDDVVDSEKPCLKQLIDCFSEYNTTILGVQTVAQENVSKYGIVDGLHIEDRVYKVKDLVEKPSVEEAPSNVAILGRYIITPEIFNILENTKPGKGGEIQLTDALKTLISKEAMYAYNFEGRRYDVGDKLGFLQATVEFALKREELREPFIEYLKGNPWDEK, translated from the coding sequence ATGAAAGTTAAAAAAGCCATTATTCCAGCAGCTGGACTAGGAACAAGATTTTTACCAGCAACTAAAGCGCAACCAAAGGAAATGCTTCCTATAGTTGACAAACCAACAATTCAATACATAATTGAAGAGGCAGTTGCATCGGGAATAGAAGAAATACTTATTATAACAGGAAGAAATAAAAAGTGTATAGAAGATCATTTTGATAAATCTATAGAATTAGAATTTGAATTAGAAAAGTCAGGAAAAGAAGAACTTTTAGAATTAGTAAGAAATATTTCTGATATGGTTGATATACATTATATTAGACAAAAAGAACCTAAAGGATTAGGTCATGCAATTCATTGTGCAAAAACATTTGTGGGTAATGAACCTTTTGCAGTTTTATTAGGTGATGATGTTGTTGACAGTGAAAAACCATGTTTAAAACAATTAATAGATTGTTTTAGTGAGTATAATACTACTATTTTAGGTGTTCAAACTGTAGCACAAGAAAACGTATCAAAATACGGAATAGTTGATGGACTTCATATAGAAGATAGAGTCTATAAAGTAAAGGATTTAGTTGAGAAGCCATCAGTAGAAGAAGCACCTAGTAATGTAGCTATTTTAGGGAGATATATTATAACACCTGAAATATTTAATATATTAGAAAACACAAAGCCAGGAAAAGGCGGAGAAATTCAACTAACTGACGCATTAAAAACTTTAATTAGTAAAGAAGCAATGTATGCTTATAATTTTGAAGGCAGAAGATATGATGTAGGAGATAAACTTGGGTTTCTACAAGCAACAGTAGAATTTGCATTAAAAAGAGAAGAATTAAGAGAGCCTTTTATAGAATATCTAAAAGGCAATCCATGGGATGAAAAATAA